The DNA region AGTCAGTCAGTATAAGCGTGAGCTCGATTTAAATTCGGCGCTAGCTACAGTCAATTACCAAGCTGGTAAGCAACAATTCACTCGTGAACATTTTGTCTCGGCCCCCGACGAAGTCTTCGTTTCACGTTTTTCCGGCCCGATTTCATTCTCCATTTCCATGGATCGCCCCGAACGCTTTAAAACTAGCGTGGTCAATAAGCATGAGTTGTTGATGACGGGTGCCCTCAATGATGGCTTTGAAAAAGATGGACTCACTTATGTTGCCCGCTTACGTGTCATTGCGCCAAATGCCAAAATTAAAGCAGATGGCAATAAGCTCATTGTTGAATCACAAGAAGAAGTCATGCTACTCTTAGCCGCAGCTACCGATTACCGCGGTATTGCGGGTCGTCAACTCTCTGATCCTTTTAAAGCTACAAGTGAAGATCTCGACAAGGCCGAAAAGAAATCTTTCACTGAATTGCGCCAAGCGCAAAAAGCCGATCATGAAAAATACTATAGGCGCGTCAAACTAAATCTCGCAGAGAGTCACAATAGTGCGCTCCCTACAGATCAACGCTTAGCCGCTTACCGTAAAGGAAAAGCTGACCCTGCCCTAGCAGCGCTCTTTTTTAATGTGGGGCGCTACTTCCTCATCAGTTCTTCACGTCCGGGTGGCCTCCCCGCCAACCTCCAGGGAATTTGGGCCGAGGAGGTTCACACCATGTGGAACGGCGACTATCACTTCAATATCAATACACAAATGAATTACTGGCCGGCCTTGAGCTGCAACATGGTCGAAATGCAGGAGCCGATGAATAATTTCATTGCTTCCCTCGTTGAACCCGGTTCAAAAACGGCCAAGGCTTACTACGACTCACCCGGCTGGATCGCTCACCGCCTCACCAATATTTGGGGCTATACAGCACCTGCTGGCATGGACATCGGTGGCCCGGCTTGGCTTTGTGAACACCTTTGGGAGCAATATGCCTACACCCTTGATCGCGAGTTTTTAAAATCAGTCTATCCCATAATGAAGAGTTCAATTGACTTTTACTTGCATAATCTCTGGGAAGAACCCGAAAATAAATGGCTCGTAACTGGTCCTTCAGCCTCACCTGAAAATGGTTTTAAACTCCCCGGAAATAAACGGGGTGGATCCGGAATTTGTGCTGGTCCAACAATTGACATGCAACAACTGCGCGAACTCTTTGGCAATACTCTACGCGCCGCAAAAATCCTCGGTATTGATGCCGAACTGCAAAAAGAACTTGCAGAAAAACGTCCTCGTTTAGCGCCCAATCAAATTGCCCCCGATGGCGTCTTACAAGAATGGCTCAAGCCCTACGTGGAACGTGAACCCACTCACCGTCATGTCTCTCCACTTTACGGTCTCTACCCCTATTACGAAATCACGCCTGAAGGCACACCTGAAATGGCAGAGGCTTCTCGCAAGCTACTCGAACGTCGCGGTGTCGGCCAAAGCACGGGCTGGGCCAATGCCTGGAAAGTCAGTCTATGGGCGAGGCTTCACGATAGTAAAATGGCCTATACTTTTGTTCAGCAAATGCTCAATGATAACTGCTTTGATAATATGATGAGCCTCTTCAGACCTCTTAAAAATGGCAAAGGCAAAAAACTTTTCCAAATCGAAGCCAACTTCGGCCTCACTGCCGGCATCGCCGAAATGCTCATGCAGAGTCATCCGGATAGTCCAGCTGTGGATTCCCGCCCGCTTATACAAATCCTCCCTGCTCTACCAAAAGAATGGAGTACCGGCAGTGTTTCCGGACTTCTTGCACGGGGTGCTTTTGAAGTCGACCTAAAATGGCAAGAGGGGAAACTCGTAGAAGCCAGGGTTCGTTCGCTCAAGGGGCAAGCCGCTAAGATTCGTTATGGCTCAGTGACAAAAGATCTCAAACTCGCAGCAGGTGAAAGCAAAGTTTTCACACTAAGCGACTTTTAAGCTGAGACAAATCAAAAAAGAACCCTCACTTTACCGCCTCTCAAGATGGGCACACCATGCAGGGATGGGGCACGGCTGCCACCGGGGGCGGATAATTTAATCTCATCACTTTAACTGCCTCTCAAGGTGGGCACACCTTGCAGGGATGGGGACGGAGTCCCTACAATTCAGAGTGAAAGAGAATGTGCTGCCGCACAGGCCCGGCTGCCACCGGAGGCGGATAATTTAATATCTTCATCTCAGCACTTTACTGCCTCTCAAGGTGGGCACACCTTGCAGGGATGGGGACGGAGTCCCTACAATTCATCAAAAACGGGAATGTGCTGCCGCACGGGCCCGGCTGCCACCGGGGGCGGATAAAGTGATTAATGTTATACCCAACAAAAATCTACTCAATATGCGATGCCCGTATTAATCCCTCTAAACAAATAAAATTTAAACATCAGTTTTTACACTGAATTCGATACGAAGGTATTTTTGCCTTGTTTAATTCATTATAAGCAAAGTTTATCTGGAGAAAAAATGAAAAAAATATGCCTTATCTTGATCGTGGCTTTAGTCAGCTTTTCACAAACTCATCTTCATGCGCAAAAAGCTAAAAAAACGCCTTTCAATCATGCCTTTACTAATCCCGTGGATAAATCCGATTTACCCCGTGTACTTATTATTGGGGACTCAATTTCTATTGGCTATACCCCCCGCGTACGAGGTCTACTCGATGGCAAAGCCAATGTCCATCGGCCGACGACAAATTGTCGTTGGTCAGCTTTTGGTGACAAAGAAATTGAAAAATGGCTCGGCAAATCCAAATGGGATGTGATTCATTTTAATTTTGGTCTATGGGATTGGTATGGTTGGGCGCAAAAAGTCAAATCAACTCCTGAGTCTTATGCCGCCAGCCTCGATAGTATTATCGGTAAAATAAAAAAGAAGTCAAAGGCTAAGCTAGTATTTGCCATGACCACGCCACCCTGTATCGGACCCGAGGGCAAGGTAAAATTTGTTGTTAGCGAAGAACGTGCCAAGTCCTTCAATGACGCTGCACGAGCAGTGATGAAGAAACACGGAGTGCAAATCAATGATCTTTACCAGGTGATGGCTAAAGAGCGTGCAAAATATCAACGTGGTGAAAACAATGTTCATTATACTGATGAAGGTCGTGACCTGCTCGCTGCGCAAGTCGCAAAAATCATTAATCAGAATCTTACAAATAAATAAGCAAGTGAGGGACATGTGAAAATTAGAAAATCATTTATTAGTATCGCTCTAAGTCTTCTTAGCCTTAATAACTTTGCCGCTGAGACTAAAAAAATACTTAAGGGTGCAAAGCCCAATATCATCATGGTTTTAACTGATGATCAGGGCATGGGTGACTTATCCTGTATGGGTAACCCTATTTTGCGAACTCCGCATATTGATAAGATGTACGCCAAATCAACGCGCTTTACAGACTTTCAAGTGAGCTCAACTTGTACGCCTACACGTGCTGCCATCATGAGTGGTCGCTCCCCTTTCGAAGTTGGCATCAGTCACACCCTCATGCAGAGAGATCGCTTAGCTCCCGCGGTCATTACTTTTCCGCAAGCACTGCAGAAATCCGGTTACAAAACGGGTCTCTTTGGCAAGTGGCATTTAGGCGATGGGGAAGAGTACCGCCCTCAAAACCGTGGCTTTGATGAAGTCCTAATGCACGGCGCCGGTGGAATCGGTCAGTACAATTTTGGTGACTTCAAACCCAATGCGACTAATAAGTATTTTGACAATGTCTTACTTCACAATGATACAATTGTGCAAACCAAAGGCTTCTGCACTGACGTATTTTTTAAGGCCGCTTTAAGCTGGATTAAAAAGCAGCATGAAAATAATCAAACTTACTTTGCTTACATCTCTTTAAACGCTCCCCACGGGCCTCTCATTGCTCCCGAAAAATATAAAAAACGCTTTATCGACGAAGGCTATAATCAATCTGTCGCCGCTCGCTATGGCATGATCGAAAATATCGACGATAATTTCGGTCTAATGGTGGAGAAACTTAAGGAATGGAAAGCCTTAGATAATACACTTATCATTTTCATGACTGATAATGGCATGGCGATGAAATCAATTGGAAAAAAAGGCGTCAAAGGGAAATTCAATGCTTGGAACGCTGGCATGAAGGGGCACAAAGATAGTGCTTGGGAAGGCGGATCGCGCGTCCCTTCCTTTTGGTACTGGAAAGGTGTCTTAGGGGAAGGGGTAGATATTTCTGCCTTAAGCGCTCACATCGATTTATACCGTACTTTTTGTGAACTCGCTGGGACAAACATTCCTGAAAGTTCCTTAAGTCCTAGCGGTCGTTCATTAATCCCTTTACTTGAAAACCCAAATGCCAAGTGGGATGATAGAACTTTATTTTTTCACCGTGGTCGCTGGGGTGGTGGCGGAAGAGGCAAGAAAACTCGTGAGCTCGCCAAGTATTACGGCATGGCAGTGCGCAATTCGCGCTGGCGTTTGGTTAACATTATGGATGGCGATGGCCCCTGGTTGAGTGATATTGCCAATGACCCCGGAGAAACAAAGAATGTCATTGAGCAACATCCCGAAGTCGCCGAAAAAATGAAAGCTCAATTCGATCAATGGTGGGACTCGACTGAGAGCTTGCTCATCAACGAAGGCCTGCCTAGGCTCAAAGCCGAAGAGCATCACCTCCACATACTTTACAATAAACAGCTCAAAGAAAAAGGGATCCCGGAATGGGCTCCTGCTAAACTCTAAAAGGTACCTAATGAGAAAAACATTTACCCTCTTCATTATACTACTCAGTCTTTTCGCCAACCTAAATGCAAAAAGTAAAAAAAATCCTTGGCAGGACTACAAGCGCATTGATTTAAAAGTCGATGGTCGCGATGCTTTTATCATTCAGCCCAAAGAAAGTGCTCCCCATAAACCATGGGTTTGGCGAGCACGATTCCCAACTTATCACCCCGAAGTCGACCTCATTTTACTCTCCAAAGGCTTTC from Lentisphaera araneosa HTCC2155 includes:
- a CDS encoding glycoside hydrolase family 95 protein codes for the protein MKLLKRSIHYFIFLSLTLPILAQESSNKLWYKQAAQGFEQSLPIGNGRLGAMVFGDVDEERIVINEESVWSGSKVENNIPVGYKHLAKIRQLLGEEKFTEANKLMKQAFKVKNAPKYAKGISAFGRYQVLGNIHLKFLGNKAKVSQYKRELDLNSALATVNYQAGKQQFTREHFVSAPDEVFVSRFSGPISFSISMDRPERFKTSVVNKHELLMTGALNDGFEKDGLTYVARLRVIAPNAKIKADGNKLIVESQEEVMLLLAAATDYRGIAGRQLSDPFKATSEDLDKAEKKSFTELRQAQKADHEKYYRRVKLNLAESHNSALPTDQRLAAYRKGKADPALAALFFNVGRYFLISSSRPGGLPANLQGIWAEEVHTMWNGDYHFNINTQMNYWPALSCNMVEMQEPMNNFIASLVEPGSKTAKAYYDSPGWIAHRLTNIWGYTAPAGMDIGGPAWLCEHLWEQYAYTLDREFLKSVYPIMKSSIDFYLHNLWEEPENKWLVTGPSASPENGFKLPGNKRGGSGICAGPTIDMQQLRELFGNTLRAAKILGIDAELQKELAEKRPRLAPNQIAPDGVLQEWLKPYVEREPTHRHVSPLYGLYPYYEITPEGTPEMAEASRKLLERRGVGQSTGWANAWKVSLWARLHDSKMAYTFVQQMLNDNCFDNMMSLFRPLKNGKGKKLFQIEANFGLTAGIAEMLMQSHPDSPAVDSRPLIQILPALPKEWSTGSVSGLLARGAFEVDLKWQEGKLVEARVRSLKGQAAKIRYGSVTKDLKLAAGESKVFTLSDF
- a CDS encoding arylsulfatase; this encodes MKIRKSFISIALSLLSLNNFAAETKKILKGAKPNIIMVLTDDQGMGDLSCMGNPILRTPHIDKMYAKSTRFTDFQVSSTCTPTRAAIMSGRSPFEVGISHTLMQRDRLAPAVITFPQALQKSGYKTGLFGKWHLGDGEEYRPQNRGFDEVLMHGAGGIGQYNFGDFKPNATNKYFDNVLLHNDTIVQTKGFCTDVFFKAALSWIKKQHENNQTYFAYISLNAPHGPLIAPEKYKKRFIDEGYNQSVAARYGMIENIDDNFGLMVEKLKEWKALDNTLIIFMTDNGMAMKSIGKKGVKGKFNAWNAGMKGHKDSAWEGGSRVPSFWYWKGVLGEGVDISALSAHIDLYRTFCELAGTNIPESSLSPSGRSLIPLLENPNAKWDDRTLFFHRGRWGGGGRGKKTRELAKYYGMAVRNSRWRLVNIMDGDGPWLSDIANDPGETKNVIEQHPEVAEKMKAQFDQWWDSTESLLINEGLPRLKAEEHHLHILYNKQLKEKGIPEWAPAKL
- a CDS encoding SGNH/GDSL hydrolase family protein, with amino-acid sequence MKKICLILIVALVSFSQTHLHAQKAKKTPFNHAFTNPVDKSDLPRVLIIGDSISIGYTPRVRGLLDGKANVHRPTTNCRWSAFGDKEIEKWLGKSKWDVIHFNFGLWDWYGWAQKVKSTPESYAASLDSIIGKIKKKSKAKLVFAMTTPPCIGPEGKVKFVVSEERAKSFNDAARAVMKKHGVQINDLYQVMAKERAKYQRGENNVHYTDEGRDLLAAQVAKIINQNLTNK